One stretch of Tepiditoga spiralis DNA includes these proteins:
- a CDS encoding ATPase, T2SS/T4P/T4SS family: MKKNLWNKKKKEKYKISEKESFSDLFYRDKEYLQDEGIFFHIFFENLDKRISDFHFESNDNNVKIKIRYSGKLIDYKTIKKAEYLRFINIVLIHCKKDIIRNNYNVDGSFNLNGFNYRVSMMDSFFGVSTVIRRLRNIEDINIEFNNNLLKKVFENTQKKSKTILFSGPTGSGKSTTMLYIVNKLKSEYKIHTIENPIEYIIPEIVQIPIKTDDESEMILKYILRQDPEIIVAGEIRDKNFAKLIFNASTTGHTVYASIHSDSVFSALNRLINLVENKKNIVDSIDIIINQKLKPKNCTNCQGTGCKKCYYTGRDGVEPNFEYMILNKKIKEDIINGISIIELENKYKNILVGGAL; the protein is encoded by the coding sequence ATGAAGAAGAATCTATGGAATAAAAAAAAGAAAGAAAAATATAAAATAAGTGAGAAAGAATCTTTTTCAGATCTTTTTTATAGAGATAAAGAATATCTTCAAGATGAAGGTATCTTTTTTCATATATTTTTTGAAAATTTAGATAAACGAATTAGTGATTTTCATTTTGAATCAAATGATAATAATGTAAAAATAAAAATAAGATACTCTGGGAAATTAATAGATTATAAAACTATAAAAAAAGCTGAATACTTAAGATTCATAAATATAGTATTAATTCATTGTAAGAAAGATATTATAAGAAATAATTACAATGTGGATGGTTCTTTTAATTTAAATGGTTTCAATTATAGAGTATCTATGATGGATTCTTTTTTTGGTGTGAGTACAGTCATTAGACGTTTAAGAAATATTGAAGATATAAATATAGAATTTAATAATAATCTTTTAAAAAAAGTATTTGAAAATACACAAAAAAAATCTAAAACAATACTTTTTTCTGGTCCAACTGGTTCTGGAAAAAGTACAACTATGCTTTATATTGTTAATAAACTTAAATCAGAATATAAAATACATACAATTGAAAATCCAATTGAATATATAATCCCTGAAATAGTTCAAATTCCAATAAAAACAGATGATGAATCAGAAATGATTTTAAAATATATTTTAAGGCAAGATCCGGAAATCATAGTAGCTGGTGAAATAAGAGATAAAAATTTTGCAAAACTAATCTTTAATGCTTCAACAACAGGACATACAGTATACGCATCAATACATTCTGATAGCGTTTTTTCAGCTTTAAATAGATTAATAAATTTGGTTGAAAATAAAAAAAATATAGTTGATTCAATTGATATAATAATAAATCAAAAATTAAAACCTAAAAACTGTACTAATTGTCAAGGAACTGGATGTAAAAAGTGTTATTATACTGGTAGAGATGGAGTAGAACCAAACTTTGAATATATGATATTGAATAAAAAAATTAAAGAAGATATCATTAATGGAATTTCTATAATAGAATTAGAAAATAAATATAAAAATATCCTCGTAGGAGGTGCTTTATGA
- a CDS encoding ABC transporter ATP-binding protein, which translates to MAKNAIKQDEFLKHRSKFEIIMRLANYMKPFKLSVFTITVFMIFVMAINLLNPYLLKVAIDKYIKANDIYGLLKIGMIMIGLNFFALIISKLRVTMMGKMTNRIVVNIRRELYSHIQKLSFSFFDDRPVGKILARVIGDVKSLEQFFSNSVKQFIPEILRIVFVTIIMFSMNFKLALVSISILPLLFIGLFTIEILSRKRWDLFRKKKSNLNAYTHENFSGIRVVQSFVAEEKAINSYNNFVDEMTNSFIKAVKLQDLFWGMVQLSWGLGMVIVYFYSVKMIDEKSITIGTLVAFTWYISMFWRPIMNIANFYNTLVTSFSAADRIFEILEIEPNIKDYSTNKMKKINGEVEFKNVSFEYETGIPVLHKVNFKVNAGEVIALVGPTGAGKTTIINLLSRFYDVTSGKILVDGVDIKTVELESFRSQMGIMLQDTFLFSESIKENIKYGKLNATDEEIIKVAKIVGIHDYIMSLEKGYDTNVNERGTRLSVGQRQLISLARALLADPKILILDEATSNIDTHTEKLVQEGIKKLLKNRTSFVIAHRLSTIRDADRIMYIDKGKIVESGTHDELIEKRGYYYNLYMSQFEFIAKGV; encoded by the coding sequence ATGGCAAAAAATGCAATAAAACAAGATGAATTTTTAAAACATAGATCAAAATTTGAAATAATAATGAGATTAGCAAATTATATGAAACCATTTAAATTATCAGTATTTACAATAACAGTATTTATGATATTTGTAATGGCAATAAACTTATTAAATCCATACTTATTAAAAGTTGCTATTGACAAGTATATAAAAGCCAATGACATATATGGATTATTAAAAATAGGAATGATAATGATAGGATTAAATTTTTTTGCCTTAATCATTTCAAAATTAAGAGTAACTATGATGGGAAAAATGACAAATAGAATAGTTGTAAACATAAGAAGAGAATTGTACTCACATATTCAAAAACTTTCTTTTTCATTTTTTGATGACAGACCTGTAGGTAAGATACTTGCAAGAGTAATAGGCGATGTAAAATCATTAGAGCAATTCTTTTCAAACTCTGTAAAACAATTTATACCAGAAATATTAAGAATTGTATTTGTAACTATAATAATGTTTTCAATGAACTTTAAATTGGCACTCGTTAGTATATCTATATTACCGCTTTTATTCATTGGACTTTTTACTATAGAAATTTTGAGTAGAAAAAGGTGGGACTTATTTAGAAAGAAAAAATCTAATTTAAATGCTTATACACATGAAAATTTTTCTGGAATAAGAGTAGTCCAATCATTTGTTGCCGAAGAAAAGGCAATAAATTCTTACAATAACTTTGTTGATGAAATGACAAATTCTTTTATAAAAGCTGTTAAACTTCAAGACTTATTTTGGGGAATGGTACAACTTTCATGGGGACTTGGAATGGTAATAGTGTATTTTTATAGTGTTAAAATGATAGATGAAAAAAGTATAACAATAGGTACTTTAGTTGCTTTTACATGGTATATAAGTATGTTTTGGCGTCCAATAATGAATATAGCAAACTTTTATAACACATTAGTTACCAGTTTTTCTGCAGCAGATAGAATATTTGAAATACTAGAAATAGAACCTAATATAAAAGATTATTCTACAAATAAGATGAAAAAAATAAATGGAGAAGTTGAATTTAAAAATGTATCTTTTGAATACGAAACAGGTATACCAGTTCTCCATAAAGTCAATTTTAAAGTTAATGCTGGTGAAGTAATAGCACTTGTTGGACCAACTGGCGCAGGAAAAACAACTATCATAAATCTTTTATCAAGATTTTATGATGTAACTTCTGGAAAAATTTTAGTTGATGGAGTAGATATAAAAACTGTTGAATTGGAATCTTTTAGATCTCAAATGGGAATAATGCTTCAAGACACTTTTTTGTTTTCTGAAAGTATAAAAGAAAATATAAAATATGGAAAACTTAACGCAACTGATGAAGAAATTATTAAGGTTGCAAAAATTGTAGGTATTCATGATTACATAATGAGTTTAGAAAAAGGATATGATACAAATGTAAATGAAAGAGGTACCAGACTTTCTGTTGGACAAAGGCAATTAATATCTCTTGCAAGAGCTTTACTTGCAGATCCAAAAATATTAATACTTGATGAAGCAACATCAAATATAGATACACATACAGAAAAATTGGTACAAGAAGGTATAAAGAAACTTTTAAAAAACAGAACA
- the ftsZ gene encoding cell division protein FtsZ — MPFELEDTKQQPLFKKKAKYTIKVIGVGGAGNNAVKRMVEKGIDDVELIAANTDVQVLELNPAPYKIQLGEKLTRGLGAGGNPVQGKESAIESLEKIKEYLENTDLLFITAGFGGGTGTGAAPVIAKLATEMNILTVAIVTTPFHFEGTTRDKIASEGIKELKNNVDSLIKISNDRLIDPNENKPIDEIFAEADEVLYQAITGISNLITKPGLINVDFADVKSVLKGKGSAMLGIGYGKGENKAEEAVRKALESKILDNPVKNCTAVLVNISGKNPTVQELKTISNKLKDSAIDDANMKSGISIVDLPEDEIKVTIIASGYDRFSEENTYEDNIYEQPALYRYFGKSIVTDEISKVEKILHEEESME, encoded by the coding sequence ATGCCATTTGAATTAGAAGATACTAAACAACAGCCATTATTTAAAAAAAAGGCAAAATATACAATAAAAGTAATAGGTGTGGGCGGAGCTGGAAATAATGCTGTTAAAAGAATGGTTGAAAAAGGAATAGATGATGTTGAATTGATAGCAGCTAATACTGATGTTCAAGTTCTTGAATTAAATCCTGCACCTTATAAAATACAGTTAGGAGAAAAATTAACTCGTGGTTTAGGAGCTGGTGGAAATCCTGTACAAGGAAAAGAATCTGCAATAGAAAGCTTAGAAAAAATAAAAGAATACCTTGAAAATACAGATTTATTGTTTATTACAGCTGGATTTGGTGGTGGAACAGGAACAGGTGCCGCTCCTGTTATTGCAAAATTAGCAACAGAAATGAATATATTAACAGTAGCAATAGTTACTACTCCATTTCATTTTGAAGGAACAACAAGAGATAAAATTGCTTCAGAAGGAATAAAAGAATTAAAAAACAATGTAGATAGTTTAATAAAAATTTCTAATGATAGATTAATAGATCCAAATGAAAATAAACCAATAGATGAAATTTTTGCAGAAGCAGATGAAGTTTTATATCAAGCTATAACTGGTATTTCTAATTTAATAACTAAACCAGGCCTTATAAACGTTGATTTTGCAGATGTAAAATCCGTATTAAAAGGAAAAGGATCTGCAATGCTTGGAATTGGATATGGAAAAGGTGAAAATAAAGCAGAAGAAGCCGTTAGAAAAGCTCTTGAAAGTAAAATATTAGATAATCCTGTAAAAAACTGTACAGCTGTTTTAGTAAATATTTCTGGAAAAAATCCAACAGTTCAAGAATTAAAAACAATTTCTAATAAATTAAAAGATTCTGCTATTGACGATGCAAATATGAAGTCAGGTATTTCAATTGTAGACTTACCAGAAGACGAAATTAAAGTTACAATAATAGCTTCTGGTTATGACAGATTTTCTGAAGAAAATACATATGAAGATAATATATATGAACAACCAGCTCTTTATAGATATTTTGGGAAATCTATAGTTACAGATGAAATTTCAAAAGTTGAAAAAATACTTCATGAAGAAGAATCTATGGAATAA
- a CDS encoding cell division FtsA domain-containing protein, with amino-acid sequence MAKNYLIGLDIGSFKTKGILFEEENKHYRVLSYGSKKTSGITGGELKDIEKITETIRSLINDLTKDLSKKSKSIELITGYSTNELYISSENFTVEYTEKTEIVQKELEKIKNSVVKKYSEDKKMILDISFTKFIVDDKIVSNPIAFTAQKSLTVSLNVVWASENSFVTLSSAFKKIVSDNKLPAFDTTLSMAYAATTSQDRENGITFLDFGYRACRAIVFKDGIPSMFHTFPYGIKYVLKDITTVLKTTEAEANRLLIEHAVCLKDTKVTKKIDFNTVSKPDMAHCTQNLLNKIVYARVREIISRFNGELSKKRFGRSNEFGGLQGGVIYCGGGSQIKNIENTIQELMGDNFRKGQLSLEIFKNVPEELNKKMEYLSVFGLIERNENMKINEGNVENTKEINTAKKNKKGFGNAFKSIFKKLVNED; translated from the coding sequence ATGGCAAAAAATTACTTAATTGGACTTGATATAGGAAGCTTTAAAACTAAAGGAATTTTATTTGAAGAAGAAAACAAACACTATAGAGTACTTTCATATGGAAGTAAAAAGACATCTGGAATAACTGGAGGAGAACTGAAAGATATAGAGAAAATTACTGAAACTATAAGAAGTTTAATAAATGATTTAACAAAAGACTTGTCTAAAAAAAGTAAAAGTATAGAATTAATTACTGGATATTCAACTAATGAACTTTATATTTCTTCAGAAAATTTTACAGTTGAATATACAGAAAAAACAGAAATTGTTCAAAAAGAATTAGAAAAAATAAAAAATAGTGTAGTAAAAAAATATAGTGAAGATAAAAAAATGATTTTAGATATAAGTTTTACTAAGTTTATAGTAGATGACAAAATAGTTTCAAATCCTATAGCATTTACTGCACAAAAGTCGCTTACAGTATCCTTAAATGTTGTTTGGGCTTCAGAAAATTCTTTTGTTACATTATCAAGTGCTTTCAAAAAAATAGTTTCAGATAATAAGTTACCTGCTTTTGATACAACACTTTCTATGGCTTATGCCGCAACAACTTCTCAAGATAGAGAAAATGGCATAACCTTTTTAGATTTTGGATATAGAGCTTGTAGAGCTATTGTTTTTAAAGATGGAATTCCTAGTATGTTCCATACATTTCCTTATGGAATAAAATATGTTTTAAAGGATATAACAACTGTTTTAAAAACAACTGAAGCAGAAGCAAATAGGCTATTAATAGAACATGCTGTTTGTTTAAAAGATACAAAAGTAACTAAAAAAATAGATTTTAATACAGTATCAAAACCTGATATGGCACATTGTACACAGAATTTATTAAATAAAATAGTTTATGCTAGAGTTAGAGAAATAATTAGTAGATTCAATGGTGAATTATCAAAAAAAAGATTTGGACGTTCAAATGAATTTGGTGGATTACAAGGTGGAGTCATATATTGCGGTGGAGGATCGCAAATAAAAAATATTGAAAATACAATTCAAGAATTAATGGGGGATAACTTTAGAAAAGGTCAATTGTCTTTAGAAATTTTTAAAAATGTGCCAGAAGAACTGAATAAAAAAATGGAATATTTGAGTGTTTTTGGTCTTATAGAAAGAAATGAAAACATGAAAATAAATGAAGGAAATGTTGAAAATACTAAAGAAATAAATACTGCAAAGAAAAATAAAAAAGGATTTGGGAATGCCTTTAAAAGCATATTTAAAAAATTGGTCAATGAAGATTGA
- a CDS encoding ABC transporter ATP-binding protein has product MKKIFKYLKKYKLLIFFAFFCMIAGIILDMINPYLMKIMVDDVLIGNKRNLLKTVLLGIAGISLSRALLGYLREFTFDYIGGKVQGNIRKDLFKHIQSLHFGFFDKMNTGELMSRIGNDIDNIWSLVGFGMGLLIENILYFITASSIIFFLNWKLALISLLTTPLIAYLAFEFEKKIGEAFEKISDQNAEINTTAQENISGVRLVKAFTREKYEIKKFLTMNEKNYDLNVEKLRIWGRYFPLIEFLSDLSVVLVVVFGGMMVIGEKLSIGTLISFSQYIWMLIWPMREIGWLFNMFSESKASAKKINKIFDTKPEIFLNKETNNLNKETFKGHVIFKNVSFKYEDEYILKNINLEAKPGNTIAIMGPTGSGKTTLINLISRFYEVSEGEITFDGYNVKDIPLNILRKNIANVFQDNFLFSESVKENIKFVNKNESINEAIKLSCSNFVYNLKEKENTIIGERGIGLSGGQKQRLTIARAFNKNSKVLILDDATSALDMDTEFELLKNLKKLPNKVTTFIIGHRISAVKNADEIIFIENGEIVERGTHDELLQKKGKYYEIYEQQFKDFKEIKEVL; this is encoded by the coding sequence ATGAAAAAAATTTTTAAATATTTAAAAAAATATAAATTATTGATTTTTTTTGCTTTCTTCTGTATGATTGCAGGAATAATTCTTGATATGATTAATCCATATTTAATGAAAATAATGGTAGATGATGTTTTAATTGGAAATAAACGTAATTTATTAAAAACAGTTTTATTAGGTATAGCAGGTATTTCCTTGAGTAGAGCTTTGCTCGGATATTTAAGAGAGTTTACCTTTGATTATATTGGTGGAAAGGTTCAAGGAAATATAAGAAAAGATTTGTTTAAACATATACAAAGTTTACATTTTGGATTTTTTGATAAAATGAATACTGGAGAACTAATGTCAAGAATAGGTAATGATATTGATAACATTTGGTCATTAGTTGGTTTTGGTATGGGATTATTAATAGAAAATATATTGTATTTTATAACAGCATCTTCTATAATCTTTTTTTTAAATTGGAAATTAGCATTAATTAGTTTATTGACTACTCCACTAATAGCTTATTTAGCCTTTGAATTTGAAAAAAAAATTGGAGAAGCATTTGAAAAAATCAGTGATCAAAATGCTGAAATAAATACAACCGCTCAAGAAAATATTTCAGGAGTAAGATTAGTAAAAGCTTTTACAAGAGAAAAATACGAAATAAAAAAGTTTTTAACTATGAATGAAAAAAATTATGATTTGAATGTTGAAAAGTTGAGGATATGGGGAAGATACTTTCCACTAATAGAATTTTTAAGTGATTTATCAGTAGTTTTAGTCGTTGTTTTTGGTGGAATGATGGTTATTGGAGAAAAATTATCTATTGGTACATTAATAAGCTTTTCTCAATATATTTGGATGCTAATATGGCCTATGCGAGAAATTGGGTGGCTTTTTAATATGTTTTCTGAAAGTAAAGCTTCTGCAAAAAAAATAAATAAAATTTTTGATACAAAACCAGAAATTTTTTTAAATAAAGAAACAAATAATCTAAATAAAGAAACTTTTAAAGGTCATGTAATATTTAAAAATGTTAGTTTTAAATACGAAGATGAGTATATCTTGAAAAATATAAATTTAGAAGCCAAACCAGGTAATACTATTGCAATAATGGGCCCAACTGGTTCTGGAAAAACTACTCTGATCAATTTAATAAGTAGATTTTATGAAGTATCAGAAGGTGAAATTACTTTCGATGGTTATAATGTAAAAGATATTCCATTAAATATTTTAAGAAAGAACATAGCAAATGTATTTCAAGATAATTTTTTGTTTTCTGAAAGTGTAAAAGAAAATATAAAGTTTGTAAATAAAAATGAAAGTATAAATGAAGCAATTAAACTATCTTGTTCTAACTTTGTATACAATTTAAAAGAAAAAGAAAATACTATAATTGGTGAAAGAGGTATAGGATTATCTGGAGGACAAAAACAAAGACTTACAATAGCCAGAGCATTCAATAAAAATTCTAAAGTACTCATTCTTGATGATGCAACTTCTGCATTGGATATGGATACAGAATTTGAACTTTTGAAAAACTTAAAGAAACTTCCAAATAAAGTTACAACATTCATCATAGGGCATAGAATTTCTGCTGTTAAAAATGCTGATGAAATTATTTTTATAGAAAATGGTGAAATAGTAGAAAGAGGAACACATGATGAATTATTACAAAAAAAAGGAAAATATTATGAAATTTATGAACAACAGTTCAAAGATTTTAAAGAAATAAAGGAAGTGTTATAA
- a CDS encoding DUF5685 family protein codes for MYGYISLYFKPNDEERKKYLYYYCGICHSLKKNFGNIYRPTIIKEVVLFAMMNEEYKDISEFRCTWMHFGKRYKPNNLSILDKYSYLNMLIIYGKLLDYKFEGTPIPNNYIKKLKNKLLKEFDEQLIEEYEFYLKKQDKIEKKLLDLDEYAKPSQELTKIMMKNYFKDIEDTVPISIGMLIYLVDSIYDFKKDLKKKKFNAIRASFNVKKIENLKNEEKKRILFTYDICAKEIIENSDKLSKFNKYLVKKLLTFSFQFHRIEITKILMGVDKNENKKNIDGRGKLQKIILRI; via the coding sequence ATGTATGGATATATTTCATTGTACTTCAAACCAAATGATGAAGAAAGGAAAAAATACCTATACTATTATTGTGGAATTTGCCATTCTTTAAAAAAGAACTTTGGTAATATATATAGACCAACAATAATAAAAGAAGTTGTGTTGTTTGCTATGATGAATGAAGAGTACAAAGATATAAGTGAATTTAGATGTACTTGGATGCATTTTGGAAAAAGATATAAACCAAATAATTTATCCATTTTAGATAAATATTCTTATTTAAATATGTTAATTATTTATGGAAAGTTATTAGATTATAAGTTTGAAGGAACTCCTATTCCAAATAATTATATAAAAAAATTAAAAAACAAACTATTAAAAGAATTTGATGAACAATTAATAGAAGAATATGAGTTTTATTTAAAAAAACAAGATAAAATAGAAAAAAAATTATTAGATTTAGATGAATATGCAAAACCAAGTCAAGAACTCACTAAAATAATGATGAAAAATTATTTTAAAGATATAGAAGATACTGTACCAATAAGTATAGGTATGTTGATTTATCTTGTTGATAGTATATATGATTTTAAAAAAGACTTAAAAAAGAAAAAATTTAATGCCATAAGAGCTTCTTTTAATGTAAAAAAAATAGAAAATCTAAAAAATGAAGAAAAAAAAAGAATTTTATTTACGTATGATATATGTGCAAAAGAAATAATAGAAAATTCTGATAAACTTTCAAAATTTAATAAATATCTTGTCAAAAAATTATTAACTTTTTCATTTCAATTTCACAGGATAGAAATAACAAAAATATTAATGGGAGTTGATAAAAATGAAAACAAAAAAAACATTGATGGAAGAGGGAAACTTCAAAAAATTATTCTCAGAATATAA
- a CDS encoding HD-GYP domain-containing protein — translation MEYTISFNMNEFISSISECSEKTSPLLNGHMKRVSFLSYLIGKKLNMNKKGLKKLIISSLIHDIGIISNYDAKQIFNFIFEKNSKHVEIAYLLLKDINFFKEYSNIIRFHHENWNYGKNNYPYESMIISVADKFDLLFYESSKLNTNYEEFKNILETYTTFNE, via the coding sequence ATGGAATATACAATAAGTTTTAATATGAATGAATTTATTTCATCAATATCTGAATGTTCTGAAAAAACTTCTCCACTATTAAATGGTCATATGAAAAGAGTCTCTTTTTTATCTTATTTAATTGGTAAAAAATTAAATATGAATAAAAAAGGCTTAAAAAAATTAATTATTTCTTCTCTTATACATGATATAGGTATAATATCTAACTATGATGCTAAGCAAATTTTTAACTTTATTTTTGAAAAAAATTCTAAACATGTTGAAATAGCATATTTATTATTGAAAGACATTAATTTTTTTAAGGAATATTCAAATATAATAAGATTTCATCATGAAAATTGGAACTATGGAAAAAATAATTATCCATATGAAAGTATGATTATAAGTGTTGCTGACAAATTTGACTTACTTTTTTATGAAAGTAGTAAATTAAATACAAATTATGAAGAATTTAAAAATATTTTAGAAACTTACACAACCTTTAATGAATAA
- a CDS encoding SLC13 family permease — protein MDLSISKILIIGIFFVTYYLIIFGKTNKSVVAFSMGLLAALVKVSKNIKVSKIGDFIDFNTLGILLGMMIVVGILKTTGVFQAIAGYIVKKSKGNVISIFILTLIAVAVLSSMLDNVTTLLLFSPVILLICQEAEIKPEYFLFPMIFAANIGGTATMIGDPPNILVASASNKGFIEFLSVMILPTLLIFSLTLLFFLFKYKELKNATPEKFEKLLQIEPSKAITDKKLLYKGLLIFSMVIFGFIIHEYLDYEASLIALTGGAVMLLVSKKNFEEIAGDVEWNTLFFFVGLFTIVKALEDTNVITDITRIISSFSNHPLITLILVLWISGILAAFIGAVPVVTIFIPIIQKLILINPYGNELWWALALGASLGGNGTISGAASNMVIVGIIETNFKRKIKFFDFMKIGIIISLIGLIVSTFYLILRVKILKFL, from the coding sequence GTGGATTTATCAATATCAAAAATTTTAATTATTGGGATTTTTTTTGTTACTTATTATTTGATAATTTTTGGTAAAACAAACAAATCAGTAGTAGCTTTTTCTATGGGGCTACTTGCCGCACTCGTAAAAGTTTCTAAGAATATAAAAGTTTCCAAAATTGGAGATTTTATAGACTTTAATACTTTGGGAATATTACTTGGAATGATGATTGTTGTTGGAATATTAAAAACAACTGGAGTTTTTCAAGCAATAGCTGGTTATATTGTAAAAAAATCAAAGGGTAATGTTATTTCTATTTTTATATTAACCTTAATTGCAGTAGCAGTTTTATCAAGTATGTTAGATAATGTTACGACACTTCTTTTATTCTCACCCGTAATCTTACTTATATGTCAAGAAGCAGAAATAAAACCAGAATATTTTTTATTTCCTATGATATTCGCAGCAAACATTGGTGGAACAGCTACAATGATAGGTGACCCTCCAAACATACTTGTTGCAAGTGCTTCAAATAAAGGCTTTATTGAATTTTTAAGTGTTATGATACTGCCTACACTATTAATATTTTCATTAACTTTACTGTTTTTTTTATTCAAATATAAAGAATTAAAAAATGCAACACCAGAAAAATTTGAGAAATTACTTCAAATAGAACCATCAAAAGCTATAACAGATAAAAAACTGTTATATAAAGGATTATTAATCTTTTCTATGGTAATCTTTGGTTTTATAATTCACGAATATTTAGACTATGAAGCTTCTTTAATAGCCTTAACTGGAGGAGCTGTTATGCTTTTAGTATCAAAGAAAAATTTTGAAGAAATTGCTGGAGATGTAGAATGGAATACATTATTTTTCTTTGTTGGATTATTTACAATAGTAAAAGCTTTAGAAGATACAAATGTAATAACAGATATTACAAGAATAATTTCATCATTTTCAAATCATCCATTAATAACTTTAATTTTGGTCTTATGGATATCTGGAATACTTGCAGCTTTTATAGGTGCAGTACCTGTTGTTACAATATTTATACCAATAATTCAAAAATTAATATTGATTAATCCATATGGAAATGAATTGTGGTGGGCATTGGCACTTGGAGCAAGTTTAGGTGGAAATGGAACTATAAGTGGTGCTGCCTCTAACATGGTAATTGTGGGAATAATAGAAACAAATTTTAAAAGAAAAATTAAATTTTTTGATTTTATGAAAATAGGAATTATTATTTCATTAATTGGGCTAATTGTGTCTACTTTTTATTTAATTTTAAGAGTAAAAATATTAAAATTTTTATAA